From Mycobacterium lacus, one genomic window encodes:
- a CDS encoding transposase: MKVSADGAGVVSHAGVGMLREVADLTGLSSQVTAVLADTYRGPWMHAPGVVFADLAAAVADGADCIDSVGALWVTASRRSGRWPRRARCGGWLMSASTPRICRGFGRPARMPAPRRGRPGGPEHGGWLHLDVDATICVDHSDNKENAAATWKKTFGFHPLLVFLDRPDIAAGEALAGLLRAGNAGSNTTADHITVLEQALESLPAAYRPDPDNPDGPAVLIRSDSAGATYGFAAACRTAHVGSPWARSSTPACKTLSRSSTTPMPGIRPSTPTAPSATAPGRRGHRSGGSVGLAGRHAVGPTQGAPAPRRPVAVHRF, encoded by the coding sequence GTGAAAGTATCAGCCGACGGTGCCGGTGTCGTGTCGCATGCCGGGGTGGGCATGCTGCGGGAGGTCGCCGATCTGACCGGGCTGTCGTCGCAGGTCACAGCCGTGTTGGCCGATACCTACCGGGGGCCGTGGATGCATGCACCCGGGGTGGTGTTCGCTGATCTGGCCGCGGCGGTGGCCGACGGCGCGGACTGCATCGATTCGGTCGGCGCATTGTGGGTGACCGCCAGCAGGCGTTCGGGCCGGTGGCCTCGACGAGCACGCTGTGGCGGTTGGTTGATGAGCGCATCGACGCCGCGCATCTGCCGGGGATTCGGGCGGCCCGCGCGCATGCCCGCGCCCAGGCGTGGGCGGCCGGGCGGCCCCGAGCACGGTGGGTGGCTGCACCTGGATGTCGATGCCACCATCTGCGTTGATCATTCCGACAACAAGGAAAACGCGGCAGCGACCTGGAAGAAAACCTTCGGATTCCACCCGCTGCTGGTGTTTTTGGACCGTCCCGACATCGCCGCCGGGGAGGCCTTGGCCGGGTTGCTGCGCGCAGGCAACGCCGGCTCGAACACCACCGCCGACCACATCACCGTTCTTGAGCAGGCGCTGGAATCGCTACCGGCGGCCTACCGTCCCGACCCGGACAACCCCGACGGGCCGGCGGTGTTGATCCGCTCGGATTCGGCCGGGGCCACCTACGGGTTCGCCGCGGCCTGCCGTACCGCGCACGTGGGTTCTCCTTGGGCGCGGTCATCGACTCCCGCGTGCAAAACGCTGTCGAGATCCTCAACGACGCCGATGCCTGGTATCCGGCCATCGACACCGACGGCGCCATCCGCGACGGCGCCTGGTCGCCGAGGCCACCGATCTGGTGGATCTGTCGGCTTGGCCGGCCGGCACGCGGTTGGTCCTACGCAAGGAGCGCCCGCACCCCGGCGCCCAGTTGCGGTTCACCGATTCTGA
- the aftB gene encoding terminal beta-(1->2)-arabinofuranosyltransferase produces MPSASTKLGALAVGVMPTRRPAVRRVSRPVFPYHATVRASLWISVAVVAALFAWGSWQRRWIADDGLIVLRTVRNLLAGNGPVFNMGERVEANTSTAWTYLLYAGSWVGGPMRMEYVALAMALTLSVVGMGLFMLGTGRLYAPSLRGRRAIMLPAGALVYIAVPPARDFATSGLESGLVLAYLGLLWWMLVCWSQPLRLRPEGRVFTGTLAFVAGCSVFVRPELALTGGLALIMMLVAARSWRRRVLIVAAGGALPLAYQIFRMGYYALLVPGTALAKDAAGDKWSQGMVYLANFNRPYALWVPLVLLVPLGLLLMFARRRPSFLRPVVTPDYGRVARAVQSPPAVVAFILVSGLLQGVYWIRQGGDFMHGRVLLAALLCLLAPVAVIPVVVPDGKDYSRETGYWLAGAVSLLWLGVAGWSLWAANSPGMGDDATHVTYSGIVDERRFYAQATGHAHPLTAADYLDYPRMAAVLTAINNTPEGALLLPSGNYNQWDLVPMLQPAPGTAADDRAPQKPQHTVFFTNLGMLGMNVGLDVRVIDQIGLANPLAQHTDRLRHGRIGHDKNLFPDWVVADGPWVKVYPGIPGYLDQQWVAEAVAALQCPATQAALNSVRAPMNLHRFISNVLHSYEFTQYRIDRVPLYELIRCGLEVPEGGGPTSVGPHD; encoded by the coding sequence TTGCCTTCGGCTAGCACCAAACTCGGAGCGCTCGCGGTCGGGGTGATGCCGACCCGGCGGCCCGCGGTGAGGCGGGTCAGCCGGCCGGTATTCCCCTACCACGCCACGGTCCGGGCTAGCCTGTGGATCAGCGTGGCGGTGGTCGCGGCGCTGTTCGCCTGGGGGAGCTGGCAGCGACGCTGGATCGCCGACGACGGGCTGATCGTGCTGCGCACCGTGCGCAATCTGTTGGCCGGCAACGGGCCGGTGTTCAACATGGGCGAGCGGGTGGAGGCGAACACCTCGACGGCGTGGACGTATCTGCTGTACGCGGGGAGCTGGGTCGGCGGGCCGATGCGCATGGAGTACGTAGCCCTGGCCATGGCCTTAACGCTCTCCGTGGTGGGTATGGGGCTGTTCATGTTGGGGACGGGCCGGTTGTATGCGCCCAGCCTGCGGGGCCGTCGCGCGATCATGCTGCCGGCCGGGGCGTTGGTGTACATCGCGGTGCCGCCGGCGCGCGACTTCGCCACGTCCGGGCTGGAAAGCGGGCTGGTGCTGGCCTATCTGGGGCTGTTGTGGTGGATGTTGGTCTGCTGGTCGCAGCCGTTGCGGCTGCGACCGGAGGGCCGGGTGTTCACCGGGACGCTGGCTTTCGTCGCCGGATGCAGTGTATTTGTCCGGCCCGAACTGGCGCTGACGGGCGGGCTCGCGCTGATCATGATGCTGGTCGCGGCCCGCAGCTGGCGCCGTCGCGTACTGATCGTGGCGGCCGGAGGCGCTCTGCCGCTGGCCTACCAGATCTTCCGGATGGGCTACTACGCGCTGCTGGTGCCCGGTACCGCCCTGGCCAAAGACGCCGCCGGCGACAAGTGGTCACAAGGCATGGTCTACCTGGCCAACTTCAACCGGCCGTATGCGCTTTGGGTGCCGTTGGTGCTGTTGGTGCCGCTGGGCCTGCTGTTGATGTTTGCACGGCGCCGGCCGTCGTTTTTGCGTCCTGTGGTAACGCCCGACTACGGCCGGGTGGCCCGGGCCGTGCAGAGCCCGCCGGCGGTCGTGGCCTTCATCCTCGTCAGCGGCCTGCTGCAGGGGGTGTATTGGATCCGGCAGGGCGGCGACTTCATGCACGGCCGGGTATTGCTGGCGGCGCTGCTTTGTTTGCTGGCTCCGGTGGCTGTCATTCCCGTGGTGGTGCCCGACGGAAAGGACTACTCGCGGGAGACCGGCTATTGGCTGGCCGGTGCGGTCAGCCTGTTGTGGCTGGGGGTCGCGGGTTGGTCGCTGTGGGCGGCGAATTCGCCGGGGATGGGTGACGACGCGACGCATGTGACCTATTCGGGGATCGTCGACGAGCGCCGCTTCTATGCACAGGCGACCGGGCACGCGCATCCGCTGACCGCCGCCGACTATCTCGATTACCCGAGGATGGCCGCCGTCCTCACCGCGATCAACAACACCCCGGAGGGGGCGTTGCTGCTGCCGTCTGGCAACTACAATCAATGGGACCTCGTGCCGATGCTCCAGCCGGCTCCGGGAACCGCAGCGGACGATAGGGCACCCCAAAAGCCGCAACACACTGTGTTCTTCACTAACCTCGGCATGCTGGGCATGAACGTCGGGCTCGATGTCAGGGTGATCGATCAGATTGGGCTGGCAAACCCACTCGCGCAACACACCGACCGGCTGCGGCATGGCCGGATCGGGCACGACAAGAACCTCTTCCCGGACTGGGTGGTCGCCGACGGGCCGTGGGTCAAGGTGTACCCGGGTATCCCTGGTTATCTCGACCAGCAATGGGTCGCCGAGGCGGTGGCGGCTCTGCAATGCCCGGCGACCCAGGCGGCGCTGAACTCGGTACGGGCGCCGATGAACCTGCACCGGTTCATCTCCAACGTGCTGCATTCCTACGAGTTCACCCAATACCGGATCGACCGCGTTCCGCTCTATGAACTCATCAGGTGCGGGCTCGAGGTGCCCGAGGGGGGCGGCCCCACTTCAGTCGGTCCGCACGACTGA
- a CDS encoding transposase: protein MRFTDSDGHRVTGFLTDTADGAIPGQLAGLELRHRQHARVEDRIRQAKATGLRNLPFSAFDANAAWLEIVLAATDLIAWTKLIGFTEDPDLARCEIAAFRYRVLHVAARITRGARQVRLRIDATWRWAKAITAAWIRIRAAFT, encoded by the coding sequence TTGCGGTTCACCGATTCTGACGGCCACCGGGTCACCGGGTTTCTCACCGACACCGCCGACGGGGCCATCCCCGGCCAGCTGGCCGGCCTGGAGTTGCGCCACCGCCAACACGCCCGGGTGGAAGACCGCATCCGCCAAGCCAAAGCCACCGGCCTGCGGAATCTACCGTTCAGTGCTTTTGACGCCAATGCCGCCTGGCTTGAAATCGTCCTGGCAGCCACCGATCTGATCGCCTGGACCAAACTGATCGGCTTCACCGAGGACCCGGACCTGGCGCGCTGCGAGATCGCCGCCTTCCGCTACCGGGTGCTGCACGTGGCCGCCCGCATCACCCGCGGCGCCCGCCAGGTTCGCCTGCGCATCGACGCCACCTGGCGCTGGGCCAAGGCCATCACCGCCGCCTGGATTCGCATCCGCGCCGCCTTCACCTAA